Proteins encoded within one genomic window of Mya arenaria isolate MELC-2E11 chromosome 13, ASM2691426v1:
- the LOC128214460 gene encoding chloride intracellular channel protein 2-like yields MSRGGPRFQLLVIAGQDGKCVGDCPFSQRANMFSKLVLNPEDIDVTPVSTVDKPGWFLKLYPDGKVPVLIDRTERNKIVPDSEEIVKYLSTLFSKPELVPSGFEGIPTAFFPKFAALMKNKDKDKDHQLRVELTAELGKLNSYIESRNSSTEYLMCDKLTEADCQVLPKLRHVQVAGRHYKNYEIPGEFSALNAYIKCGEESLVFRQTCPADEEFIWGWSKFFL; encoded by the exons ATGTCTAGAGGTGGTCCAAGGTTTCAACTTCTTGTTATAGCAGGGCAAGACGGGAAGTGTGTAGGTGACTGTCCGTTTTCTCAACGCGCCAACATGTTCTCAAAACTGGTTCTTAATCCCGAGGACATAGATGTCACCCCAGTCAGTACTGTGGACAAGCCAGGATGGTTTCTAAAACTCTATCCCGATGGAAAGGTGCCTGTCTTAATCGACAGAACGGAACGGAATAAGATTGTACCAGATTCAGAagaaattgtgaaatatttatcaacGCTCTTTTCTAAGCCAG AATTAGTTCCGAGCGGTTTTGAAGGTATTCCAACGGCTTTTTTCCCGAAATTCGCAGCTCTGATGAAAAATAAGGATAAGGACAAAGATCACCAGCTACGAGTGGAACTGACAGCAGAATTAGGAAAGCTGAATTCGTACATTGAATCGAGGAACTCGTCAACTGAATATCTCATGTGTGACAAGCTGACGGAGGCAGATTGCCAGGTGCTCCCGAAACTGCGACATGTGCAGGTAGCCGGGCGACACTACAAGAACTATGAAATTCCAGGAGAATTTTCTGCTCTTAATGCGTATATCAAATGCGGGGAAGAAAGTTTAGTGTTCCGACAAACATGTCCGGCTGACGAAGAGTTTATCTGGGGATGGAGTAAATTTTTCTTGTAA